A DNA window from Fibrobacter sp. UWB4 contains the following coding sequences:
- a CDS encoding leucine-rich repeat domain-containing protein, translating to MNLLDVIAKAKAEKAKTLDLSQKGLRLLPPELFEIESLEELNLDRNLLVEIPDDIGLLKNLKSLSVSENDLMELPESIGELTKLENLYLGYNSLSDLPESVGKLVNLQTVNIAKNQLLDLPLEVGNWQKVVKLSLHDNMLSEIPPTIGKMKSLVKLYLDNNELTTIPATLSHLENLEIFMISGNRLGAIPSEFSNLKSLRELVLDANQLATLPESLAECESLQTISVIENPLEGGIPRVLLDKKGLSIDQ from the coding sequence CTAAAGCTGAAAAAGCAAAGACGCTCGACCTCTCCCAGAAGGGTCTGCGCCTGTTGCCCCCAGAACTGTTTGAAATTGAATCCCTCGAGGAACTCAACCTCGACCGCAACCTGCTTGTCGAGATTCCCGATGACATCGGTCTCTTGAAAAACCTGAAGAGCCTCTCCGTGAGTGAAAATGACCTCATGGAACTGCCGGAATCCATCGGAGAACTTACAAAACTTGAAAACCTCTACCTCGGCTACAACAGCCTGTCGGACCTTCCAGAATCTGTAGGCAAGCTTGTAAACCTCCAGACGGTAAACATCGCGAAAAACCAGCTCCTGGACCTGCCGCTTGAAGTCGGCAACTGGCAGAAAGTGGTCAAGCTCTCGCTCCACGACAACATGCTCTCCGAAATCCCGCCGACCATCGGCAAGATGAAGAGCCTCGTGAAGCTCTACCTCGACAATAACGAACTGACAACCATCCCGGCAACGCTCTCGCACCTCGAGAACCTCGAAATCTTCATGATTTCCGGTAACCGCTTGGGCGCCATTCCGTCGGAATTCAGCAACCTGAAGAGCCTCCGCGAACTCGTGCTCGATGCAAACCAGCTTGCCACCCTCCCGGAAAGCCTTGCCGAATGCGAAAGTCTCCAGACCATCTCCGTCATCGAAAACCCGCTCGAAGGCGGCATTCCGCGTGTGCTCCTCGACAAGAAGGGACTGAGCATCGACCAGTAA